The sequence below is a genomic window from Gopherus evgoodei ecotype Sinaloan lineage chromosome 9, rGopEvg1_v1.p, whole genome shotgun sequence.
AGCATGTTTACTTCAGCAAGCTTGAGTCTGCCAACATGGAGCCAGCTGCAGGATTGGGAAGTTTAAAAGGCAAAGTATTCCCACTTGTTTCATTGGACATAGCTGGTGGTTGAATTTGGCACTATAACTCTTATTCAGTGAGGTGGGGTGGAAGGGGGAaggcatgcgggggggggggggggagcaagtaTAGGGTGGAGAACACTGCTGTTAAGCCTGAAACCCCCCACCTCAAGATAAGGTAGGGACTGGCTTGTGAACTATCCGGACTCAATGCTAGCATAATTCCAAAACTGATCTTTTTGTAGCTAGGTctttctgggcctgattttcagaccagCCTCACCCTGGTTGCTCTTCATTATATTGTTTTAATTCTCCATCCTCAGTCATTTACAGGAACACTTAACACTACTGAGATGTGTATGTATCTAATGGGTGGGAACAATTGGGTATCTgggatctgatcctgcagttAGGTCTGAATTGGCAGACCCCTGCCTAAACTCCCACTGAGATCAAGTTGCAGAATTGGGACCATTGCCATCTTAATTCTATTAATTGTCCCTGTAATTTTCCTTTGCCCTCCCAAAAGCAGATGCAAGTAGGGAAGGCaggttttaaaaatctgcccctggGAATAGTACAAATTTTACAAAAAAAGATTATTGGATATTCtggattatatttacattttctgGAAATGGAAGCTGTCGTGTgcaaacaggaggaggaggaatgctgcTAATCTGCACAGCAGGGGACACAGCCATAGCCCTTCAGTCCTGCTGCTGTTAATTCATGTCCAGTGTCTGCAGAGCACCATTGCATTATTGCCTTTAGATTTCAGTGATTGATTCATTTATTACAGGTGTCAAGAAAACATCCCAATTTGTTTTAAATCCTGTTTTCATGTAGTAGTTGcacttttaaacattaacttaAGGCAAATATCACTCCATTATAACTGATCCTATCAAGCTAGCTTTTACAATTTTGGAAATATCTTTAAATTTACTGTTGACTGAATGCATAAATTGTATTTCTTCTCAAAACTGAATATTTCCATACCAGAGGTCTAGGGCAGAACATCTGTTTGGTTTCAGTGCTACTCCCATCTATGTGCTGACAGTAATACATTCTACCTTCCTGTGTGATTTTTATCCTTTTATACACTGGTAGTAAGTGTCATGCACTTAATTAAATTAAgtttagtttattttaatttactgcaGCACATAACTTCTCATACATGAGATTACATGCAAAATATTGTATAAATAGATGTATCACCATCTTCAGTTGCTGTTCAACcgctggatttttttttgatgGTAATGATATATCAACAGATTTTTGTATGATACGCTTTTGAACATTCTGCAgggtttatctttttttaaaaagtagtccTCCACTAAACTTTATATGTAGCTTTTAATTGTTCAGAAGAAAAGGTTTCTtggtctctttttaaaaaaaacaaaaaacagcagtTGATGGAAGAAACATGTCTGCTCTATACCACGGGGATTAATGCTATCTTATTCTAACGTGTGGGTGTGTTTCTGTTGGCGTTCCTGCCTGCATAACAGAATATCTGGAATCCTACAGGTAAGCTGTGCCAGCCTCCTGTAGACCGAATTGTGGCAGgcatggagctgctctgtaataattaTGAATATTCTGCATTGACTTGGTTATTGGACATTTACTGAATGATTATATTGGTTTAGTGGTTTAAGGGGGCTGTATGGAAAAACtaagcaggaagggaaagaatggctcaagataaGCTAATTCTCAGAAAACACTTGAGAGTTGTTAAGACACGATGCCTAAATAGGAAAAGGCCTGCACACACTAGAGAGAAAAAGAGGACACACTCTCAAGAGGGGCAGGAGttgtttgggggaaccagagaCAGGGGTGTCTGAAGTGAGGCCTGCTTAGGTTACCAGCTGGGGGTGGTAAGCATTTAGGTAAGAtgtgcagtggtggtgtagctgtgtcactctgaggatattggagagacaaggtgggtgagcttgATATCTATTATTGGAGCAGtgtgtgttggtgagagagagagaagctttcaagtttacataGAGCACTTCTTCAGGTAAGAGAGACATGAATGTAGACttgttgttttattaaaattcttTTTCTACAAATGCTTTTTTTCAGCTGTTAGAATAAACAATTTGAGAAGACTTTCTGGTCACTGTATATACTTCTGGTCACAGACTGCTGAAGAAATCAAGGTGGGTGCAGTAGCAGTTGCTCAAACTCAGTTGGACCTCCTGCTAGGATCAGAACAGTTGATACACAGGATACTGTAGCCTGGGGCCTGGTCTGAGAGTGGCAGAGTTACACCTGGGGATAAGTAAAGGCGTGAGGCCTGATACCTGAAGATGTGCACTTAGAGATCAGAAAAGGGGCAGAGGAGCACATGTCATGCTTATGAGGCTAAGAATATTTTAGAATCTTTTTGTAAGAACTGGGTAGTAAAGCATTACCTAAGTGCTCACTAGGACTTCCagtttaaaccttttttttgGTATGTGTGGTAAGGTTTataatttgatatttttaataaaggatCTGAGCTAAAACTGAACAGAGAGTCTCTGCTTAAGAGAACTTTTCCCTTCTAAATTCAGAGAGTACACAGGGGGCAGCTGATGCTGGAATTATTTTTGCACTTTTTTCATCTGTAATTACAAATTATAATGACAGTACTTTGGTAGCAgttccagtttccccatctctaaaagggGATAGTTACCATAATTTGCAAGAGTATTGAgtctcctttgtaaagctcttttagatcctcagctggaaagGGGCAGAGAACAGCAAACTTGTTGAAGTATGCCAAATCAGTGAGACCTTTAATGGACATTTTTTGTGTACTTTCATAACAAGCAAATGTTGAGTAGTAGGTTCAAAGGAGCCTGAATCTCCTTTAAACTCCTGTGTCTTTCATAGTCTTAATTTACAAGTTAAAAAATCGCACCTTAAGGATTGACCTTGTTGCAggttaaaaaacaacatttttgttcTAGCTGCTCTGTCTGAATCACAGCCAGGTGAATAAAACccaaccctttaaaaacaaataagtcAAAACATCTGTATGTTATAAAACAAAATCTCCTCTTCCCTACATTTCCTTTTTGTGGTTTATTCAATTTCCTTTATCATGCAACCAAATCCAGAATGTAGCAGCCCAGCAGCTGAGTATCATGTGCAATAGAACTTGGTTTAGTGTAGTGTCCTTTATGTGCAGTATCAAGCATTTTATAGTGTCACTTGAAAGCTAAAGAGAAATAagaactttttcattttaaataggtGCAAGTTCAGGAACAACAATGCCTCTCTGAGGGAGATGGAAACAGTTTTGATATGGGACAAAACAGGTCATAAAGGAgaactcttcccctccccactaaCATTACTCTATGTCCTTTCTGTCCTGATGAGCTTTTCTGTAGAGTGGATAGCTGGAGCAGGCATTCAGCAAGGACGGAAAGAAGGGCATGGCTGGAAGTTCTGACTGGATGGGGAAGTTAGCGTGATGATGTAACATATGAGTTTTGAGAAGTAGAATAGAGGAAGTTCGTAGAGTGGCATGAAAAGCAGGGGAACAGTTACGAAATTGATTCGTGTTGGGGAATGAAGACATCATTCTCAGTCACCTGCTGACTCTCACCCCTAGTGGCAAGTAGCAGTTTTAGTTGGGAATGTGTTGCTTTTGTCAGTTCAAGTGAAACTCAAAATTGGTCCTTAAtattgagaacataagaatggccatactgggtcagaccaatagtccatctagcccagaatcctgtctccagacagtggctggtgctagatgcttcagagggaatgaacagaacagggcaactattGAGTGATCCTTCTCcctctcatccactcccagcttctggcagtcagaggcttagggacacccaaagcatggggttgtgtccctggtCATCTTGACTAGTAACCATTGGTAAatgtatcctccatgaacttctctaattcttaATTGAAACCAGTTattcttctggccttcacaacatcccctggcaacaagttctacaGGTCGACActccattgtgtgaagaagtacagtaactcctcactttaagtcatcccggttaacattgtttcattgctggtcaattagggaacatactcgtttaaagttgtgcaatgccctactcttacgttgtttggctgcctgctttctccacagctggcagcctccctatgccccccccacccctcagcgcctcctgcccgcctgcagatcagcgccttccccctcctcccctatctcctgcctgtggcaatcagctggcttgcggcgttttgggggcaggagggacggaggaggagcgaggacttggcaTGCCTCCTCCCCGTCCCCTGCAACCTGCCCGTGGCAATCAGTTGGCTTGTGGcatttagaagggaggggaggagtgaggatgcagTGTGGGaaataaagggggaggaggtgggggcggggagaagaGACTGGTCAAGGATAGGAGcttggaggaaggggggaagtggatgggctgagggttgagcctgccctggtgcttgcagaataggggaagctgccgctgctgcgcaatgtgcttctcctagcctacagcaccttcagcctccttgcctgcctcatctccagtgccagtaggctgtgcctgtggagggtaaggcaggggcacctcccaactgtAGTACAGTACCTGTATTAAAttacttgtttaaaatgtatataatgccttttgtctggcaaaaaaaaaaaaaaaaatccctagaacctaactctcccccccccccccatttacgttaattcttatggggaaattggattcgcttaacgttgtttcacttaaagtcacatttttcaggaacataactgcaatattaagtgaggagttactgtactttttttttttttgttttgttttaaacctgctgcatattagtGTCCTTGGGTGATCCTTGTGTTATAtgaaaggataaataacacttctttattcactttctcctcaaAATTCATGGTTTTGTAGACCTCTAACAGATCCACCCTCAGTCTCTTTTCTAaggtgaacagtcccagtctttttaatctctcctcatatggaaactattCCAAAACCTTAATatcttttgttgcctttctctgttttttccaattcaaatgtatttcttttttgagatggggaaaccaGAACTTCTCACAATATTCAGGATTTGGGTTTACTATGGCTTTATGGGTGTATAGTGGCAATATATTCTGTATCTTATTCtcttccctttcctaatagttcctagcattgttttaacttttttgactgctgccgcacattgagcggatgtgaAAGACCTGTCCATGATGTGTCCAAATCTTTCTTGAGTAataacagctaacttagaccccatcattttgtgtgtatagttggaaTTAGGTTTTTCAATGGgcattattttgcacttattgaatttcatctgcttttctctttcccagtcccccagttttgtgagacccctttgtaattcttcagagTCAGctgtggacttaactatcttgagtaattttttatcatctgcaaactttgccacctatttacccctttcccagatcatttataaatatattgaaaagcactggtcccagtacagatctttagGGAGTCTCACTGTTTACTTctgtccactgtgaaaactgaccatttattcctaccttttgttttttatctgttaaccagttactgatctgtgCAAGgatcttccctcctatcccatgactacttactttgctttagagcatttggtgagggaccttgtcaaaggctttctgaaaatccaagtacactatatccagttGATCGTCCGTGTACTCATACTTGTTGAGCCCCTCAAAGAAATCTAATAAttatgaggcatgatttcccagcCATGTGGACTCTTCTCCAACGTATTGTGTTCATCTGTATGTCTGATAACACGACTTGGTAAAGAACAGGAATAGGTTACTAGTAATGAAAGTATCTCCTAACATCATAGGATATTTTTCATTGCATTCACTAATCGTGTAAAAGTTTGTGGAATATTAACTGATCTTTACTGGGTATCTTCCCAGCTTCCAAAAGATGATCTGGAGAGTCTTCCTGTAACTCTTGCAGATCACTTTTAGATGGTTCAGACTATCCCAGCCATGTAGTCTTTCAACGGTCATGCAGTTGAGAAAGCAGACACTCTTGTGCACACATCAGCTAAATGCACCAAGGTGTTACAAATAGCCAGGATGCCTAGAGATTCCTCTCCCTGATTGATTATTGCAATGTATTAACAATTAtggttgtctttttttcccccttcttctttTCTCACCCTAGAGTAAACAGAGATGGCATTTGTGAAGAGTGGATGGCTGCTTCGGCAAAGTGAGTGATGGGCTTTTTACCTTCTTTCCCCAACAGACAGTTTGGCTGTGTGTATCCGTTAGACCATCAGTGGGGAAAAATATATTTCCCTGTGTCCCATTTAAACAGTTCTACAAGGATGTTCTCAAGgatattgggccaaaagaaatggtCTATTTTGATGGCATCTGACCTTTTGGATTACAATAATGGGAACATAGGCATTGCTATAGCTGATGGTTTGGTAGTCGTCTTCTATAAGTAATActttgtggaaaaaaataaaaacctaacCAAATGGATTATTATAAGTAGAGCTTGGAAAATTTCCTGGATAACTATTAGCCTTTGCTTATTCACTTGGTCCCGTGTAGTACTTGGTCACTAGCATGCTAGAATCCTGAAGCATTAGTTGTttgcttaaaaaaacaacctcacAATCATAATGCTAATCGTTAAATAAAAAATAACGCATAAGGCCTACCTATCGTGCATTATTTGTTGTACGCTGTTTGTCCCTTTCTTTTAAAGCTGAGATTTCCTGATGCACAAAGAATTAGCAATCAGTTGTTGGACCCTCAGAATACCTTGTTTCAAGAGTCAAATTGAAAAGCTGCTTTGGCTGTATTAGACACGAGCATTTTCCAATCAGTGATCCCAGAAGTGACTTTCTCCATTCTTTTAGGCACTATTTTACGTCGTTGGAAGAAGAATTGGTTTGACCTATGGTCTGATGGCCATTTGCTATTCTATGACGATCAGCAACGGCATGACATAGAGGATAAAGTCCACATGCGAGTGCACTGCATCAACATCAGAGTGGGAAATGAATGCCGAGGTAGAACGTGtgcttttctattttaaaaatttctttccTGATTCCATATCTGTAAATGAATAAAGGGAATGGCTTCTCACAGCATTGTATCATGTGGTAGATCATCTTGGCATTTGCCACAATTCACCTATAAAACACTACTTGAGTGATGGTGAACTTGTGGTATATGACACGGATTCTGCTGGCATATATTCTGAATAAATAGCAGAAGTGAATTGGGGATATGGATAGCAGACTGCTGATGCACCTGATGTCATGCGTGTCTGATGGACGTTGTGGAGTTGGCACTGTCCAGAGGCttgggaggagaaaagagaactAGAGGGATGGGCCCCATCCAAGTACTAGCAAGCTTATTTCTAGCACACCCTTTTTCTAGAGACACTTGTTCACTTGATACTTGATCGACCAGAAGGACACCAGTGGTAGAGTGTACTTATTTGGTAAAGAAACACCATTTCAGTGGGCACAACCCAGCAAGAAATACACACACAGCATTGACTGGTGATGTTCAGGCTGGTGCTCTCCACGGTGTCCTGGGGAGGCTGCAGCTCCTTTCGTTTTGCATTCTGTCCTGCCATTGTATTCCGTGTGCAGCCAGCACATAGGGAACAAGGCTGGCCTTTGCTTATGCAGGGCCCTGTGCATGGGGCCTTATCTAGCTGTCTCCTTGCCTGTAAATGGGATTATAGCGCTCTGGCTAGTGATTTGGAATGTGGACAGCTGGCTGACTCAGCTCCTTTGTGGCTGTATTAGGCAATACAGGGCTAAGACCTGCAGTTGAAAAGGATCAGGTTGATTAGCAATCCACTCCCATGAATATTTTTCCCCAGATTTCAGCATGACCTTCCCTGGTAGGCAGCAAGGCTAGCATGTCTTTCTTGTTGAGGAGAGGATATACTCACTGAACTAGTGTGCTCTTAGCACATAATTACTCTCTAACACTGGTGTTCTGCTTGGTCTAGTAACAGGTAAGTGATTCTTCATCATTTGCAGCTTTTTAAATTCAagatgtgtgtttgttttaaaactggttGAGGCTTCAAGTTGCAAATGGCTTCATGGTCTGAAAAACTGTTGCATGTCTCTTAAAGCACAAAATTGCTGGGGTCTCCTGAGCTGATGCCATATGTGCAGGCAGCTTCTGATTTCAGGTAGGAAAGAGCTTGAAGTTTAATCTGTGATtgcctgtattttattttttttacccaCTTGGACAAGACGGATTTGTGCATGCAGTTTTGTCTCTAACAGAACCTTTAGCCTAACATTTTATATACAGTAACAATGAAATCCAAGCTGCTAGGCCAGAGTCCTTCCCTAAGAGGCTTTTGACTAACAGCCAGTCTGAGCTGTAGTAACTGTCTCCCCTGTCCTGATGGAGCCCCTATTCTAGGGATATATCTACACTGTGATTGGCCTGGGTTAGCTGAttcgggcttgcagggctcaggctgtggagctataaaattgtggtgtagacattcgggcttgggctctgagaccctatGAGAGGGATCTTGGGTGCCAGCCTGGGCCGAAATGTCTACATCACAATTTTTTAACCCCACAGTtgaagtcagttgacccaggccagctgcagctatgctgtgggtcttttatcgCAGTGTATATGTGCCGTAGGAGACCAAAACCTGTATAACTCAAGCTCATTGCTTTACTCTACCTGACCAGAAAGATTGAGACAATGAGAATTAATTAGAATCTTCAAGAGGTTAAGGATTTTGTTTTCCAAGATATTAAATGGAaatcttttgctttctttttctggagTAGATTTCCAGCCCCCAGAGGGGAAGCCAAGAGACTGTTTGCTGCAGATTGTTTGTCGAGATGGGAAGACAATCAACCTCTGTGCAGAGAGTGCAGATGACTGCTTGTGAGTTTCCAAAGAATGTTGTTTAATATGCTGTACTTAGCTCTTTGTAGCCCAAGAATTGGCCCCAAATATTCTGGAATTCCTCAAGGTAGCTGCATACTGGCGAATGCTGAGAGGAAGAATGTTTCTTTGATACGGGCTCTTGTTCGCCTTCTTTTAGGTTACACCTTGGCACAGGTGCAACTTGGCTGAAGGGATAGTGGGGACACATCtgtgtccctccctccactccaAATTGTTACTTTAGTAGTGATGCCCCATCCTCCGTGTGGCTGCAGGTCTCCTGCGTCTTAATGCCTGgctctttgttgcccttctttgtattCAAACAACAAGGGAGCCCTAAAACAGCACGTTACTCCTGCCATAGCTTATGGACTGTACAGAGGAATTAATACCTCCTTCCTGCAATCTCTCTATGCATATGTCCTACCTTAACTTTAGGCTACCTTCACCCACAGCAACTTCAATATATATTTTCCACCATATCACTTGGCTCCTGCTGTACATTTTAATGGCTAACTATATTTTGTTCAGAATCTTACAAGAAATGTGGGGTATCTCTTTATCCATTAAATAATGTTTCTTGCAGGGCATGGAAAATTGCTCTCCAGGATGCTAGAACAAATGCGGTAAGTACACTGTGAATGTTTCCATAGTGATGGGGtagggagggagtgtgtgtgagtgGCAGTCAGTGGCCTAGCAATTTTCCTTCACACTGTCTTCAAGAACCTAtttgaattattgtgctttgtccCGCATCGCCTGGGCTAGAAAGGGGTCTATGAGCATCATGGATCTGGTGCCCACAACTTTGGTAGAAGAATGTTTTGTGTCCGTGCATGCTAGATAAAGACGAAAAGTGATCTTTTGGAGTGCCGCAGCTACTGTGCTGTAAGGCTCATTGAAGGAGGAGTCTCAGAAAGCATTGTTATGGGGAAAAGGCTGATCTGTAGACAAAGAATGAACATCGATCGGGACTGAGCACTTATGAATTCTTTTATAGTTGGTAAAGATACACTCTGGCTGTCTCATGCTCTCACTGCTGAGTGGGATCAGGTCCATCTAGATGCAGGTAATCCACAGGAAAGCCAGATGatggtggggtgtgtgtatgtgcagagAAGCCTCTAGCTGAAATGAGTGGCAACTAGGTTTATGTAGATATTACACAGTTGCTTAGACTCACTTGTAGAAGATGCAAAATCTGCCTTTGCAAGCTGCTTTATGTAGTTCTGTGGAACTTGTACTGTATAGAACTAGCTTCAGAAACTTGggcttcagcaaaaatggttcatgCATGTATTCAAACTGGATAACTGCATGCTGAAATGCGTAGTTTGTGTTTGCAGTTAACATTGTATGTGTCTTTTGAGTTAAATGTTCTCTCTCGTATCTAAATACTGCCACTATAAACTCCCTGGAAAACGGAATAAAAACCCTTTTGTTAGTACCTTAAGTTTCGCTCTAATGAAAAATGGCTTATTCACTCCCTCATCTGTAAATACAGATCTGTGCTCAGTTGTAAACCCTTGCAGCTTATGATATAACTTGTGGCATTTACTCTGCTGGAAGGCCTAGCCATCCTACTTCTGCCATTGACTcactttatttgcctttttttgagGCTGGCTCATAGAGCACTTTCTGGCAATAGCTTTCCCCAAATCGGTAAAGAGCAGTATTAAGGGGATATGTGCACTGCAGCAGGGAAGTGCGATTCCCAGCATTAGTTGGCAGACCTGGTCTATCTCAGCTCAAgccagcacactaaaaatagcagtgtggacattacTGCCCAGGcggtggcatgggctagccacctgaggtCAGACTTGAGGGGCTGGGTTGGCCTGAAATGGGGTGGTGAGCCTAAGCTGCTGCTAATTTGACAACATCCATGTTGCAGTTTTTAGCATCCTTTCTCAAGCTGAGCTGGCACAAGTTTTGTCTGTCCCTGCTTTAAGCACACATGTCAGCTGTAAGATAGATATATCCTTAGATACCAGGTCTCTGAAATACTGCAGCTCCACTGGGAAATACTGACCCCTGCATCCAAAGGCTTATTTCATAGTCCTGGCACCCACGTTGCCACAATAGCTGCTACATCCCATCATGTGACACAATTTATAGTTTTGGATACCCGAAGTAGTAATTGTAGTGTGGTAAAAGTGCTATTTTCTTGTACCAAGTAACTGCTTTACAGTGCAGAATGCCACATTATGCTGCATTGTGGTGTTAAACAGAGGGCAAAGgaatgaatctatgaaaaccaGAGGGGGTGCAGAACTCCTGGTTTATCCTTGAATCAGTATCATTGCACATAATTCAAAAATATAGAGGGTTTTATAAACATTCACTAACCTCGATGCTGAAGCTAACTGGTAGCCATCAGTGTTGCAAATTATGCCCTAACTAATGTCTTGGGCTATATCTATGCTTATGGTTGTGTGTGGAGTACATACACTGCACGTTcccctagcatgggtataaatagcagtgtagatgctgaGGCACTACTTTGGCAAGTAAAGACATGACAGAACCTTGGGTTATGTTCCCTGTGTGGCTGTCCAcatgcctaagcagtgcctcagtggtttgagcattggcctgctaaacccagggttgtgagttcaatccttgagggggccacttagggatctggggcaaaaatcaatacttggtcctgctaatgaaggcagggggctggacttgatgacctttcaaggtcccttccagttctaggagattggtatatctcctattattattattatttatttattatctacactgctatttttagcaatgcagtgtcccactgctggagcctttctgcACCGCAGTGAAAGACTTGAGCAGAGGGATAagactccagcagctccctgctgccagagcctttaaCTGCTAATTGTAGCTATGCACTGCAGTGATATGCTACATATATACTACAAACTGCCATGagtgtagatgaggccttagAGAGTGACCTTCAGATGCTATTTACTGTTAAGCCTCTACGAtaagatttcaaataaaaaagaagttgaagtatTCAAAGTCCATCTGCAGGCATCTCAGTGATCatactttcaaaagtgctgagcatccagcagcagccactgacttcagtaggaatagTGGGTGCTTCCCACTTCTGACAACTAGGTcacttaggctctgatcctgcaaactctcaCATACCTGAGTAGTCctatgacttcaatggaagttctTGTGTGTATAAATCTACTTTGTGTGTGTttacagggagggagagaatatTTTTAGGAGCTTATGGGAGCAGTACAGAT
It includes:
- the PLEKHB2 gene encoding pleckstrin homology domain-containing family B member 2 isoform X1; translation: MAFVKSGWLLRQSTILRRWKKNWFDLWSDGHLLFYDDQQRHDIEDKVHMRVHCINIRVGNECRGNFQPPEGKPRDCLLQIVCRDGKTINLCAESADDCLAWKIALQDARTNAGYVGSEAMYDETAISSAPPPYTAYATPSPEVYGYEQYNGAYPPPGHQVIYASNGQAYAVPYQYPYQGPYGQPPANHVIIRERYRDNDGDLALGMLAGAATGMALGSLFWVF
- the PLEKHB2 gene encoding pleckstrin homology domain-containing family B member 2 isoform X2; translation: MAFVKSGWLLRQSTILRRWKKNWFDLWSDGHLLFYDDQQRHDIEDKVHMRVHCINIRVGNECRDFQPPEGKPRDCLLQIVCRDGKTINLCAESADDCLAWKIALQDARTNAGYVGSEAMYDETAISSAPPPYTAYATPSPEVYGYEQYNGAYPPPGHQVIYASNGQAYAVPYQYPYQGPYGQPPANHVIIRERYRDNDGDLALGMLAGAATGMALGSLFWVF